The genomic region GTTCGTGATCTACATGCTGATCCCGACGTGGATCGGTTCGGGGACCATTCCGGGGCTGATCTACTACGGGCTTGAACTGCTCACACCCGCGGTCTTCCTGCCGGCGACCGCGCTGATCACGACCGTCTCGGCCTTTTCGATCGGCTCGTCGTGGACCACCGCCGCGACGCTCGGGGTCGCGCTCATGGGGATCGGACAGGGGTTAGGTGTCCCCGCGCCGATGACCGCCGGCGCGGTGCTGACGGGCGCGTACACCGGCGACAAGATCACGCCGCTTTCCGATACGACGAACCTCGCCGCGGCGGTCACGAGCACCGACCTGATGGAACACGTAAACACCATGCGCGTGGGCACCGGCCTCGCGCTGGGGATCGCGCTGGTCGCCTACTCGATCCTCGGCCTGCGGATCTCCGGGGCCATCCCAGTAGAGCAGGTCGAGACCATCCAGTCGGGGATCCTCGCGGGCTACGAGGTCAATCCCCTCGTGTTCCTCCCGCTCGTGATCACGTTCGGGCTGGCGCTCGTGGGCTATCCGGCGCTCCCGGCGCTGGTCGCGGGGGTCTTCGCGGGCGTCGGGACCATGCTGCTCGTTCAAGGGGTTGGGTTCGCCGAGGCGTGGCAGATCGCCCAGTCGGGGACCGCCCCGGAAACGGGGACGGCGCTGGTCGACGACCTGCTCGCGAGCGACGGGCTGAACGGCTCGGCGTGGACGGTCTCGATCGTCGTCGTCGCGCTCTCGCTCGGCGGGCTGCTCGAACGGACCGGAACGTTGGCCGCGCTGGCCAAGGGAATCGAGGGGTTCATCCACGGCGTCGCGGGGCTGACGGTCAGTACGGGCGTCTCGGCGTTCGCGATGAACGGGCTCGCGGGCCAGCAGTACATGAGCATCGTCATCCCGGCGATGACCTTTCGAGGAGTTTACGAGGAGTTCGGACTGGAGAGCA from Halalkalicoccus sp. NIPERK01 harbors:
- a CDS encoding Na+/H+ antiporter NhaC family protein yields the protein MAEMGFMPRSYEDIPAERRPSMGQALVPVIGMIAFLLIGSVGFGLDPHMPLLWGCVLTGLVGRYWLGYTWDELFSGIADSLLMGIQAILILFVIYMLIPTWIGSGTIPGLIYYGLELLTPAVFLPATALITTVSAFSIGSSWTTAATLGVALMGIGQGLGVPAPMTAGAVLTGAYTGDKITPLSDTTNLAAAVTSTDLMEHVNTMRVGTGLALGIALVAYSILGLRISGAIPVEQVETIQSGILAGYEVNPLVFLPLVITFGLALVGYPALPALVAGVFAGVGTMLLVQGVGFAEAWQIAQSGTAPETGTALVDDLLASDGLNGSAWTVSIVVVALSLGGLLERTGTLAALAKGIEGFIHGVAGLTVSTGVSAFAMNGLAGQQYMSIVIPAMTFRGVYEEFGLESKNLSRAVEAAGTTTSVLIPWNAGGAFMTATLGVSPLAYGPYYFLGFLSPAILVVMGLTGWKITYKDDENPDGSGPPPKQAPADGD